The Anas platyrhynchos isolate ZD024472 breed Pekin duck chromosome 31, IASCAAS_PekinDuck_T2T, whole genome shotgun sequence genome includes a window with the following:
- the LOC140000075 gene encoding phospholipid scramblase family member 5-like — MAAQESQQQTTTIFKDYLPGSSGLPEQDKPVEPTSLWKQTSRAHNLPPGLEYLNQLDRIIIHQQVELLEAILGTETCSKYEIKNHLGQRVYFAVEENGCFDRNLCSPIRSFTIRIADNSGQEVITVNRPLRCSSCWFPCFLQELEVQSPPGTIAGYVVQNWDPFLPKFTIQNESKEDVLKIIGPYATCGCFEDIEFEVKVLNEMSTIGKISKYWSGFVNNVFTNTANFGIQVPVDLDVKIKAVMIGACFLIDLMFFENSLDGL; from the exons ATGGCCGCTCAAG aaTCTCAACAACAAACAACCACAATCTTTAAGGATTACCTCCCTGGTTCTTCTGGCCTTCCTGAACAAGATAAGCCTGTTgaacccacaagcctctggaaGCAAACATCACGTGCTCATAACTTGCCACCTGGTCTGGAGTATCTGAATCAG ctggaCCGGATAATTATTCATCAGCAGGTGGAGCTCCTTGAAG cCATACTTGGCACAGAAACCTGCAGCAAATATGAGATAAAAAACCATTTGGGACAAAGAGTTTACTTTGCAGTGGAAGAAAACGGTTGCTTTGATCGTAACTTGTGTTCGCCTATAAGGTCTTTCACCATAAGGATTGCTGATAACTCAGGCCAAGAAGTGATTACAGTGAATAGACCCTTGagatgcagcagctgctggttcCCCTGCTTCCTGCAAGAG CTAGAAGTGCAGTCCCCCCCAGGTACAATAGCTGGGTATGTTGTACAGAACTGGGACCCTTTTCTGCCTAAGTTTACTATACAgaatgaaagcaaagaagatGTCCTAAAAATAATTGGCCCGTATGCAACCTGTGGCTGTTTTGAAGATATTGAGTTTGAG GTAAAAGTTCTCAATGAAATGTCAACCATTGGCAAAATTTCCAAGTACTGGTCTGGATTTGTAAACAATGTCTTTACCAACACTGCCAACTTTGGGATCCAGGTCCCAGTAGATCTTGATGTGAAAATCAAGGCAGTGATGATTGGTGCATGTTTTCTCATT GACTTAATGTTCTTTGAAAACTCTCTGGATGGATTATAA